A stretch of DNA from Curtobacterium sp. MCBD17_035:
GGTCGCCGAGCGGGAACCGGTGGGTGATGAGCCACGAGATGTCCACGCCGCCACGGGTGAGGACCTCGACGAGGTCCTCCCAGGTGTCCCAGAGCCGGCGCCCGAACGTGCCGCGCAGGGTGATGCCGTTCTTGTTGATGTACTTGGCGATGTCGACCGGCACCGGGGTGCCGGGGTGTCCGATCGTGACGATCGTGCCCTCGCGGCGGACCGACTCGAAGATGGTCGGGTACGCCGCGGCGGCCGCGCTGACCTCGAAGGCGACGTCGACGCCGCTGCGGTGGGCGTAGTGCTCCTCGACGTACTCGACGACGCCGGGGCCGGGCTCGAACACGGTCGCGCCGAGCTTCTCGGCCCAGCCGCGTCGGTACGGGTTGGGTTCGACGGCGATCACCTCGGTGGCGCCGAGGTGCAGCGCGAACTGCACGATGAGCAGCCCGACCGGGCCGCAGCCGGACACCAACACCGAATGCCCGGCGACATCGAGGTCCGCCCGCTGCAGCGCATGCCAGGCGACGCCGGCGGGCTCGAGGAGCGCACCGACCTCGAGCGGCATGCCCTCCGGCAGCGGGAAGCAGATGTTCTCCGGCACCGCGACGCGCTCGGCGAACGCGCCGTCGGCGTGCATCGCGATGATCTTCATGTTCAGGCAGTTGTGCCCGTTGCCGGTGCGGCACATGAAGCACTGCTCGCACGGGATGTGCGTCTCGAGCGCCACCCGGTCCCCCACCGCGAGTCGACTGACGTCGGAGCCCACCTCGATCACCGTGCCGGAGACCTCGTGCCCCAGGACGACCGGCAGGTCGAGGTTGAACGCCACCGCCGACGGTGTCCACTCGTACATCTCGCGGTCGGTGCCGCAGATCGACACCGCGCCGACGTGGAGCAGGACGTCACGGGGGCCGACCGTGGGCTCGGGGTGGTCCTCGACGAACTCGACGCCCGGCGCCGCGGTGGTCTTGACGATTGCCTTCATGGTGCTTGCTTCTTCCTTCGGTGGCTCAGGACTGGTTCGCGACGCGCGGGTCCACCACGGCGGTCGGCACGGCGGAGGTGACCTCGTCGACGTAGGCCCGCTCCTTCCGGCTCCACGTCTCACGGGTGAGGAGCACCGTGACGACGCCGACGACGCCGGCAGCGACGTAGAGGAGCGAGACGCCGCCCCAACCGATCGCTGCCGCGAGGGCGGTGGCGATGAACGGGATGAAGCCGGAGATCGCGGCGGCGAGCTGGTAGCCGATCGAGGCGCCCGAGGAGCGCGTGTCGGTGCTGAACAGCTCGCTGAACCAGGCGCCCTGGGTACCGGCGAGCATGTCGTGGATGAGCGGCAGGCCGATGACGTAGACGAACACGATCAGGACCGGCACCTGCGAGTTGAGCATCAGGAACATCGGGAACCCGAACGCGATCGAGAGGATCGACCCGACCAGGTAGATCGGCTTCCGCCCGAACTTGTCGGTGAGGTCGCCCCAGAACAGGGAGGAGCCCACGCCGATCGCGGTCGCGATGCAGAGCCCGACGAGGCCGACCTCACGGAGGTCCGCGTCGAGACCCGAGATGTAGCTGAGGATGTAGGTGACGACGACGTAGAAGCCCGCGGACTCGACCAGGCGCAGGCCGATGACGCGGAGCAGGTTCCGCCAGTCGTCCTTGAGCACCTTGAGCAGCGGGTTCTTCGCGGTCTCGCCGCGGTCCTTGACGTCTTCGAACTCCGGGGACTCCGAGACCCTCGCCCGGATGATGAGGCCCGCGATGACGAGGACGGCGCTGGCGAGGAACGGCACCCGCCACGCCCACTCACCGCCGAGGTGCACGGAGAACAAGAAGACGATGTTCGCCAGGAACACCCCGGCCGGGTTCCCCGCGGTCGGGATCGCGGAGTAGCGGCCACGGTGTCGCCACGGCGCGTGTTCGTAGGCCATGAGGATGGCGCCGCCCCACTCGGCGCCGAACGCGACGCCCTGGATGACGCGCACCGAGACCAGGAGGATCGGAGCCAGGACGCCGACGGTCTGGTACGTCGGCAGCAGGCCGATCGCGAACGTCGCGAGTCCCATCACCAGCAACGCCGCGACGAGCACCGGCTTGCGGCCGATCTTGTCCCCGAGGTAGCCACCGATGATGCCGCCGAGCGGACGCATCGCGAACCCGACGCCGAGCGTGGCGAACGAGAGCAGCGTCCCGACCAGCGGATCGGCGCCGGGGAAGAACGCGGTTCCGAAGTACAGCGCCGACGCGGTGCCGTACGCGAGGAAGTCGTAGTTCTCGACGCAGGTGCCGACCGCTGCGCCGATCGCGGCGGACTTCTTGTCCCGCGTTCCGTGGACGGCGCGCTGGCGCTGGACTTCAGTGAGGGCCATCGTCTTCTCCTTCGAAGAATGGGTACGTATTCACGCGGATGCTCCGAGCGACTGTATACGTAACCACGCGACGCCCGCAAGCCGGGACATCGCTCGGCGCAGAAGCACCACGACGTGTGCTCCTTGCGCCAGCGCTCCCCTGCGGAGCAGGATGCCGGAGGTACCGCTGTGCCGTGATGATCGTCGAAGCCCAGGCCGACTTGTCTGCCGACCGATCACCGGCACCGCGTCGGAGGCATCGTCCATGACGACTGCGCGCTCGCTCCTGTCCTCGGTCCTCGGACCGTTCCGGTCGACCGGTGCCCGGTACGGCCGTGTCCTCGACCACCCCGGGGCGCTGGCGTTCTTCCTCCCCGCGGCCGTTGCGCGTCTCGGCGTCGCGA
This window harbors:
- a CDS encoding MFS transporter is translated as MALTEVQRQRAVHGTRDKKSAAIGAAVGTCVENYDFLAYGTASALYFGTAFFPGADPLVGTLLSFATLGVGFAMRPLGGIIGGYLGDKIGRKPVLVAALLVMGLATFAIGLLPTYQTVGVLAPILLVSVRVIQGVAFGAEWGGAILMAYEHAPWRHRGRYSAIPTAGNPAGVFLANIVFLFSVHLGGEWAWRVPFLASAVLVIAGLIIRARVSESPEFEDVKDRGETAKNPLLKVLKDDWRNLLRVIGLRLVESAGFYVVVTYILSYISGLDADLREVGLVGLCIATAIGVGSSLFWGDLTDKFGRKPIYLVGSILSIAFGFPMFLMLNSQVPVLIVFVYVIGLPLIHDMLAGTQGAWFSELFSTDTRSSGASIGYQLAAAISGFIPFIATALAAAIGWGGVSLLYVAAGVVGVVTVLLTRETWSRKERAYVDEVTSAVPTAVVDPRVANQS
- a CDS encoding alcohol dehydrogenase catalytic domain-containing protein; amino-acid sequence: MKAIVKTTAAPGVEFVEDHPEPTVGPRDVLLHVGAVSICGTDREMYEWTPSAVAFNLDLPVVLGHEVSGTVIEVGSDVSRLAVGDRVALETHIPCEQCFMCRTGNGHNCLNMKIIAMHADGAFAERVAVPENICFPLPEGMPLEVGALLEPAGVAWHALQRADLDVAGHSVLVSGCGPVGLLIVQFALHLGATEVIAVEPNPYRRGWAEKLGATVFEPGPGVVEYVEEHYAHRSGVDVAFEVSAAAAAYPTIFESVRREGTIVTIGHPGTPVPVDIAKYINKNGITLRGTFGRRLWDTWEDLVEVLTRGGVDISWLITHRFPLGDLGPAIDLLTGDANKVLILPNGPVDGAATVGGAETVAATAH